The Acidithiobacillus ferrooxidans ATCC 23270 genomic interval ATCAGCCTGCCTTGCAAGCCCCTCACCATACCGAGGCTGTTGGGCTAAACGTAAAAACAGCCCATTGGCAGGGCATGCTGGCGGTACAGCAAATCGGCTCTCGATATTACGCCACGGGCGCAACCGGTAATTCAAAACTGGATGGTTATGTCGCCGGCAGCCTCAGCGTCGCTTACGATACGGGCGAACTTTCCTTATGGAAAGGCTACATCCTGCCGAATTTGCAGATCTCAGCGCATGTCAACAACCTATTCAATAATGATTACGCACTAAGCGCTTCACCCAGTACCAGTTCGGCAGGGGCAGCCTATCAGTTGGCGCAACCCATCAATGCATTCGCTGAAATAAGTACAACATTCTGAGCGTTCTTCATCAATAAGGAGTTAGCCATGACAAATGCTTTACACCTTTTTGCCTCCCTTACCTTGGCCGAACCTTTTCAGGATATCATCCAGGGCTTTACCAGCGCCCACCCGGATGTCTCTGTGAAACCCACTTACGGCTTTTGCGGTGCGCTGATGGAACAAATGGCGGCAGGTGCGCCCGCCGATGTGTTTGCCCCTTCTTCGGAGCCCATGCTGGCCAAGGCCGCGGAGCAGGGATTCGTGCAGACCGATACGGCGGTGAACTATGCACGGAATCGGCTCGTACTCGTCAGTTTGATGAGGGACTATCCGGTGGCACCCAAACTCGAAGATCTCATGGAAGAGCGCTATGCGCGCATTGCCATGGGTGATCCCGAATCGGTTCCGCCCGGACGTTATGCGCGCATGGCGCTGGAAAAGGCCGGGTTGTGGCAAGACCTGACGGCACGCCTGCAGAAATATCCCGATGGTCTCCAGCCCTTGAAAGCGGTGCTGGAAGGCAGGGCGGATGCGGCTTTTATTTTTGCATCGACGGCCAACAGCGCATGGGGGAAGGCCCATGTCGTGGATATTCCGGTTGGCGTTTCCATGCACTATCCCGTGGCTGTCACCAGCAAGAGCGAAGAGCCTGAACTGGCCCGTGCTTTTATCGCCTACCTGCAGACGGATTCTGCACAGAAAATCCTGGAAGTTACAGGTTTCGCACATGCCCTGAGCGCTAAGCCCTTGCCGAACAGTTTCTGAAAGATAAGGAGAACACGAAATGTTTCATACCTTGCCAGGAAAATGGCGTTTACCTGTTGCGGCATTGGGCGTCAGCCTGTTGCTTTCGTTGCCCTCGTGGGCGGCCACAGCCCCCACCCGACTTCCGCCCCACAGTGTTTACGGCACCGCACCGCCAGTAACCCTGCTGGTTTACAGTCTCGCCCCGGATTTGCTGGCCGGGTGGAATTTTCCGCTGAATAAAATGGCGGGCCTGGGCATGAGTACGAATTCCGAATACCTCCTGCCAGCTACGCGCAATCTGCCGGTACTGGGTGGCTGGGACCCTGGCGACAAACCGGAGCTGGAACGTGTTCTCGCCATTCATCCCAAGCTGGCGTTGCTCTGGGCGCCTTACCTGGATAATGCCCGCCTGCGTAGCGAGCTACAGCGCATCGATGTGCCCACGCTGGCCGTCAATCTGAAAAGTCTGAATGACTATCCCGCCGCGTATCGTCTGCTGGGCGATAAATTGGGACAAGGCGCGCGCGGCGAACTACTGGCCACGGATTTTCAGAATATCCTGAATCGGCTCCGGCAGTTGCGCTCCTCTATTCCTGAGGCGCGGCGTCAGACGGTGTATTACGCAGAAGGCGTGGATGGTCTGATGACCGATACGGCGAATTCTCCTCATACCGAAGTGATCCGTGCTGCGGGCGGTGATAACGTCTTTACCGGCAAGGCGACGGCATTGAAAGGTATGGAGCGGGTGAGTATGGGACAGGTGCTGGGCTGGAATCCCGACGTGATTCTGGTGCAGGACCCGGTTTTTTATCGGCGTGTGTATGGACTTCCGGCCTGGCAAGGCCTTAAAGCGGTAAAAGATCATCGCGTTTATCTGGTGCCGCGGCAGCCTTTTAACTGGATGGATCGTCCGCCTTCCTTCATGCAGGGTTTGGGCGCTTTGTGGCTGGCGCACGTGTTGTATCCGCAGCAGTCCAAAATTCATCTGAATCAGGAGATACAGGATTTCTTCAAGACTTTCCTGCAAAAAAACGTGACCAAGGCGCAGGCCCGGTCGATGTGGCAGCCGTGAGGGTAACGGCGCTGCCAGGATCGGCCAAGAGGCTGACCATGCCATTGCTGCTCGTGCTCCTGGCCGGCATGGTCTTGCTGGAGATGTCCTGGGGACATTACCCGCTGTCCTGGCTGCAATTCTGGCAATGGCTGCGGGGCAGCCCACTGTTATCGCCGGATAAAGCCGTGCAGATCCATTTGTTGATGGTGGAGATCCGCCTGCCGCGCCTCTCTGTGGCGATCCTTGTGGGCGCGGCGCTGGCGGCCAGTGGCACCGTCTTTCAGGCCGTGTTCCGCAACCCGCTGGCGGCTCCGGATATTCTGGGCGTCATGGCAGGATCAGCCTTCGGGGGAGCCTTGGGCATCATCCTGGGCGGACCCTGGTGGACGATACAGGTGGCCGCCTTTATTTTTGGGCTGATCGCCGTGGCGATGGCTTACCTGATCGCCCGTCATTTTCCCGGGCAGCCTACTCTGATGCTGGTGATTGGCGGTATTCTGGCCGGAGCCTTGTTTACCGCACTGCTTTCACTGGTGAAATATGCCGCCGATCCGTACCAGCAGCTACCCAGTATCGTTTTCTGGTTGATGGGCAGTCTTTCCAACGTGCCCCTGCGCCAGATTCCCTACTTTGCCCTGCCGGTTTTTATCGGGATCAGCCTGTTGATATTACAGGGTCATCGTCTCGATGCCCTGAGTCTGGGGGACGAAGAAGCGCATAGTCTTGGTCTGCCAGTGCGCCAGATTCGTTTGCTGGTCATCGTGCTCGCGACACTGCTGGCAGCTATGGCCGTGATGATGGCGGGGATGATCGGCTGGATCGGGCTGATCATCCCCCATCTGGGACGTCTGATGCTCGGACCGGGCAACCGCCGTCTGTTGCTGGGGAGCAGTATTCTCGGTGCCGCATACCTTTTGCTCGCGGACGCCCTGGCCCGCAACCTGTTCTCCGTGGATGTTCCGGTGGGCGTATTTGCGGAACTTCTGGGGGTGCCGGCGTTTTTACTGGTGCTCCGGCAGATACGGAAGGCGTGGGTCTAGGTATGCCCCGTTGCGTGGCACTGGAGGGTTGGGTTCCTGTGCCGGTGACTCCTGTATGGCTTCATTCGGCGTGCGGTGGGAGCGGGGGATTCTCGTCAATCACCAATGTGACTCCCGCCGCCGAGAGCAATGCCTCCAGAGCCGGCTCCAACTGCCCGGCGCGCATGTGAATTTCGTCCGCCCCCTGGGCAATGAGCCATGCCGCCAGCCGTATGCCGCGCCCTTTTTCAGCGCCAGGTACGGGGTTATTCAGGGTTTGGGTATTTACCAGGACACCCTCGCGGTTTTCGTCCTCGAAACGAATACGTTGCGCCATCCCAAAACGCGTAGCCAGCGCCGATCCCTCCTCGGTCAGAAGGAGCGCCCGTCTTTTAAATGGCTTGAAGGGTGGCTCATAATGAAGCGTTATGTTTTCCAGTTCAGGAAACGCCTCTTGCAGTCGTTGCTGGGCGCGGTCGGCTACTTCATGGGCGTGTGCGAAGTTTGCCGCAGCGATACCGATGGTGGCGTCCGCGAACAGGACACTCCCGGCATGCCGCAGACGCAATCCTTCCACGCCTTCCACTTCCGGCGTGGTCAGTAGCAGATTTTTCGCCTTTGCGTACAGTTCGGATTCCACCGAGGCGTCGAGCAGCGAGAGGATGGCGTTTTTCAGCACCCCCCAGGTGCCCTCCAGAATCAGGAAGAGGATGATGAGGACGGCAATCTCCTGGGCAAAGGGTATCCGCAGGAGATGCCCGCCGATTCCGGCGATGACCACTACCCCCGCGCCGATATCGCCCAGCCAATTGACCACATCGCTTTGCAGTCCGGGGGAATGGAGGCAGGCGGCGGCGCGTCGTTCGAAAACATAGAAAATCCCTTCGGCCACCAGAATGGCCGCCATGAACCCCATGGTGGCCAGGGGATTGTCAGGTGGCCGCGCACCGCCGGAGAAAAATACCGCGCGGGCGATCTCATAGGCGGCAATGACGACCAGCAAGGCACCGCCCAGGGCAGCCATGTCCTCCACCTTATGGAGACCGTACGGAAACCGCAAGGAGCGGTGGCGGGAAAAGCGGATGGCCGCAAGGATGAGCAACGCGCCCAATACGTCGGAAATACTATGCACGGCGTCGGCGATGACGACG includes:
- the modA gene encoding molybdate ABC transporter substrate-binding protein; protein product: MTNALHLFASLTLAEPFQDIIQGFTSAHPDVSVKPTYGFCGALMEQMAAGAPADVFAPSSEPMLAKAAEQGFVQTDTAVNYARNRLVLVSLMRDYPVAPKLEDLMEERYARIAMGDPESVPPGRYARMALEKAGLWQDLTARLQKYPDGLQPLKAVLEGRADAAFIFASTANSAWGKAHVVDIPVGVSMHYPVAVTSKSEEPELARAFIAYLQTDSAQKILEVTGFAHALSAKPLPNSF
- a CDS encoding ABC transporter substrate-binding protein, with protein sequence MFHTLPGKWRLPVAALGVSLLLSLPSWAATAPTRLPPHSVYGTAPPVTLLVYSLAPDLLAGWNFPLNKMAGLGMSTNSEYLLPATRNLPVLGGWDPGDKPELERVLAIHPKLALLWAPYLDNARLRSELQRIDVPTLAVNLKSLNDYPAAYRLLGDKLGQGARGELLATDFQNILNRLRQLRSSIPEARRQTVYYAEGVDGLMTDTANSPHTEVIRAAGGDNVFTGKATALKGMERVSMGQVLGWNPDVILVQDPVFYRRVYGLPAWQGLKAVKDHRVYLVPRQPFNWMDRPPSFMQGLGALWLAHVLYPQQSKIHLNQEIQDFFKTFLQKNVTKAQARSMWQP
- a CDS encoding FecCD family ABC transporter permease; translated protein: MPLLLVLLAGMVLLEMSWGHYPLSWLQFWQWLRGSPLLSPDKAVQIHLLMVEIRLPRLSVAILVGAALAASGTVFQAVFRNPLAAPDILGVMAGSAFGGALGIILGGPWWTIQVAAFIFGLIAVAMAYLIARHFPGQPTLMLVIGGILAGALFTALLSLVKYAADPYQQLPSIVFWLMGSLSNVPLRQIPYFALPVFIGISLLILQGHRLDALSLGDEEAHSLGLPVRQIRLLVIVLATLLAAMAVMMAGMIGWIGLIIPHLGRLMLGPGNRRLLLGSSILGAAYLLLADALARNLFSVDVPVGVFAELLGVPAFLLVLRQIRKAWV
- a CDS encoding cation diffusion facilitator family transporter; this encodes MATMDAMDIPGKITPSDLAGRQKSRWMLASTGLNGLLSIAKIGWGVYSGSTVVIADAVHSISDVLGALLILAAIRFSRHRSLRFPYGLHKVEDMAALGGALLVVIAAYEIARAVFFSGGARPPDNPLATMGFMAAILVAEGIFYVFERRAAACLHSPGLQSDVVNWLGDIGAGVVVIAGIGGHLLRIPFAQEIAVLIILFLILEGTWGVLKNAILSLLDASVESELYAKAKNLLLTTPEVEGVEGLRLRHAGSVLFADATIGIAAANFAHAHEVADRAQQRLQEAFPELENITLHYEPPFKPFKRRALLLTEEGSALATRFGMAQRIRFEDENREGVLVNTQTLNNPVPGAEKGRGIRLAAWLIAQGADEIHMRAGQLEPALEALLSAAGVTLVIDENPPLPPHAE